A stretch of the Methanosarcinales archaeon genome encodes the following:
- a CDS encoding P-II family nitrogen regulator: MKEITAIIRMNKVQKTKDVLLGCGYPSFTVRVVMGRGKQKGLCYEFDPPLSDQEEIDSKNCIRFIPKRMFTIVVDDKAAKNVIEKIIAINQTGHAGDGKIFVSEITESMRIRTGEEGDETVGREVMIE, translated from the coding sequence ATGAAGGAAATTACAGCCATCATCAGAATGAACAAGGTACAGAAGACCAAGGATGTGCTCCTCGGCTGCGGGTATCCTTCGTTCACTGTCAGGGTGGTCATGGGACGCGGAAAGCAGAAGGGTCTGTGCTATGAGTTCGATCCACCTCTGTCTGACCAGGAAGAAATTGACTCAAAGAATTGCATTCGTTTTATTCCAAAGCGCATGTTCACCATTGTAGTGGATGACAAGGCTGCAAAAAATGTGATAGAAAAGATCATAGCCATAAACCAGACCGGGCATGCCGGTGATGGAAAAATCTTTGTGTCAGAGATTACTGAATCCATGCGGATCCGTACCGGTGAAGAAGGGGACGAAACTGTGGGTAGAGAGGTGATGATAGAATGA